One segment of Rosa chinensis cultivar Old Blush chromosome 6, RchiOBHm-V2, whole genome shotgun sequence DNA contains the following:
- the LOC112173175 gene encoding F-box/kelch-repeat protein At3g17530: protein MRGMDGTSARKRRNRSLSPPASNPIHHLKTSKTSSSSSAASRRPPSKLVTANIENLPEHVLVEILCRLPCYKFVSQCKSVSKRWCTLMSNPSFIGRFLCLQMERPIIRTMINAEGVEFLNKTSSLSKPLTPLFRRLMSIYSLEKEPIVVGTYNDLVLCCATEYEQRDYYIWNPCTIQWAELPPPPRVYEYTPVGFICDLPYYNSKTGDQESGDTIKLNSEYRCRVVRIIFPPDQEFSCTLGVQIFSSETGEWTESIVSPPTALRYESIDPSISFACNGMLYWMGRRRNFFIFGLDPFMVNSSKNSTSISTIGNNTIDRCKCRLIEFDNCGCEIIPCVGVHRGCLRMSEYDFVSRAVFVADLIVGEQGGWMVKCHGGTSRLCIKDMVDEDIFMCNSFTSEWSKIAEKSPIDSPFFYPFVLPWWPTPVPRLPQHAQPTGTRNLFPRTGQNAL from the exons ATGAGAGGTATGGACGGCACTTCTGCTAGAAAGAGAAGAAACAGGAGTTTATCCCCCCCGGCCTCTAATCCTATTCATCACTTGAAAACATCAAAAACTTCATCATCAAGTTCAGCAGCATCAAGAAGACCACCATCAAAACTGGTGACTGCTAATATTGAAAATCTTCCCGAACATGTTTTGGTTGAAATTCTCTGTCGACTTCCTTGCTATAAATTCGTCTCTCAATGCAAGTCTGTGTCCAAACGTTGGTGCACTCTCATGTCAAATCCTTCTTTCATTGGCCGCTTCCTGTGCCTGCAAATGGAAAGGCCAATAATACGTACCATGATAAACGCTGAAGGGGTGGAATTCCTTAACAAGACTTCATCATTGTCCAAGCCACTAACTCCTTTGTTCAGAAGACTGATGAGTATCTACAGTTTGGAGAAAGAGCCAATTGTGGTTGGTACATACAATGACTTGGTTCTATGCTGTGCAACCGAGTATGAACAACGTGATTACTACATCTGGAATCCATGCACAATCCAATGGGCTGAACTTCCTCCCCCGCCTCGAGTATACGAGTACACACCTGTGGGATTCATCTGCGATCTTCCCTATTATAACAGTAAGACAGGTGATCAGGAATCAGGAGATACCATCAAGCTTAATTCAGAGTATAGGTGCAGGGTTGTGAGAATTATTTTTCCTCCTGATCAGGAATTTTCCTGCACATTGGGAGTGCAGATCTTCTCTTCTGAGACGGGTGAATGGACAGAATCAATTGTATCCCCCCCAACTGCCCTTAGGTATGAGTCCATTGATCCCAGCATTAGCTTTGCTTGCAACGGAATGTTGTATTGGATGGGTCGTCgtcgaaatttttttatttttgggttggATCCATTCATGGTCAACAGTAGTAAGAATAGTACTAGCATTAGTACTATTGGGAATAATACTATTGATCGCTGTAAATGTCGATTGATTGAATTTGATAACTGTGGGTGTGAAATAATTCCGTGCGTAGGAGTCCATAGAGGGTGTTTGCGCATGTCCGAGTACGACTTTGTCAGCCGTGCTGTATTTGTTGCGGATCTTATTGTAGGAGAACAAGGTGGTTGGATGGTCAAGTGTCATGGTGGAACTTCCAGATTATGTATAAAAGACATG GTAGATGAGGACATTTTCATGTGCAACAGTTTTACAAGTGAATGGTCAAAGATAGCAGAAAAGAGTCCAATTGATAGTCCTTTCTTCTACCCATTTGTGCTCCCATGGTGGCCAACACCAGTTCCTAGACTACCGCAACATGCACAACCAACCGGAACAAGAAATTTGTTCCCCCGAACCGGTCAAAACGCCCTCTAA